Part of the Schistocerca cancellata isolate TAMUIC-IGC-003103 chromosome 9, iqSchCanc2.1, whole genome shotgun sequence genome is shown below.
atcgcgcaatagggatgagagtgtcactgatatgatacacaagttagggtggcagtcactgaaacaaaggtggttttctttgcggcgagatctattaccaaatttcaatcaccaactttctcttacaaatgtgaaaatattttgttgacacccacctatgtagggagaaatgatcatcataataaaataagagaaatcagagctcgaacggaaagatttaggtgttcctttttcccaggtgccattcgagagtggaatggtagagaagtagtatgaaaatggttggatgaaccctctgccaggcacttaagagtgaattgcagagtaaccatgtagatgtagatccacacgTCTGTTACCAACTCAAACTCACATTGGAGGTCAACATAGCCAACAACACAGAGAAACTTTCGATGGCACTAGCATCACACCTCATGTACAGGCACACATCTGCAGCCAATGGGCATGTTgtgttcttcaaaaaaaaaaaaattatatgtgccTAAGCACCTTTCTTAAACCTGACATCAATACAATGCAAAACAGCAACAAATGTACAGGTGTTACACAAATACAAATACTGGTGTGACATGTATACCCATTACATATTTGAACAGAAGACAAGCATTTCATGTCCAAGTGTGTGTCCTCGGCCGATAGACATATTTAATTAAAATACGGGGCATCACAGCATCTCCATCTTCATTAACCAGTCACATGTAACATAAagtacaatgaaacaaatcacattTGTTGTACCATTACAAATTTTGTGTTGTACAAACAGATGATTGTCTTCCAAAAGTCTACATACATATAGTTTACATACACAAAACACTTAACAACAATACATATCATTTGTTCAGCCAATAATTTTTGTAGAAAGCAGTTACATAGTCGCACGAAAATAGTTTCTCACAGCACTGAATCATTACTACAACTTAATCGCCTTGTCCTGCACTCAAAGTGCATACCTGTTCATGTGAATCCTGTTGTTAATTACAGGGGAAAAATACAGAAATACGAATGCtcaagcattttacgtatttccaGACAATTTTGTATTGCTAGTCATGCATGCTGCATGAACAGTCTTTTTCATATAGTGTCCCTATGATCACACCACCCTTCAATACACATATACCTGACATAATTTACTAACTAGACATGCTAATCCaataattacagacacacttaaatGCTCTCCTTTGTAACATTGTttcaaattcaaacattctgatccaACATGTTTGCTGATTTGATATGTATCTCAGGACAAGGCAATTTCGAGCTGGTCGCGCAGGACGTGATGTAGTAATGATTCAGTGCTATGAGACACTGTTTTAGTAGGActatgtaactttttatttttcagGTCCATCTCgatcacataaatttttacatttcactatgagcagttttggctactgccatcttcagatcataaaatattctgatgtagtataaacgtcaaactaaacatgtatgtACATAGtaagcacttactatgtacctacatgtttagtttgatgttgatactacatcagaatattttatgatctgaagatggcagtagccaaaaCCAGTCATagtaaaatgtaaaaatttatgtgatcaagatggacctgtaaaatagtgtgccaaaaatatgatcacagactcattttcagactttatgccTTCAGTTGGTATGTAACTTTTTTTACAAAACTTATTGGCTAAACAAATGACAAGtcttgtttttaaatgttttatttatgtaaactaTATGTACGAAGACATTTGGAAGACAACCATCTGTATGTGCAAGGCAAAATTTGTAATGGAGCAACAAATGTGATTTGTTTCATTGCATTTTATATTACACATGACTCATTAATAAGTGCTACGATACCCCCTATTTTAGTGTGATGTGTCTATTGGCCATGGACATGCACTTTAACATGAAATGCTCGTCTTCTGTTCAAATATGTAACAGGTACATGTCACACTAACATTTGTATTCGTGTGATACCTGTACATTTGTTGCTGTCTTTCACTTCAATTATGTCAGGTTTAATAAAGGTGCTTGGACACATCCCCATTTCAAAACATGCCATGCCCACTGACTGCAGACGAGCACTTGTATGTGAGCTTGGCTATGTTTACCTCCAATTTGATTTTGACTTGGTAACAGGCTTGCGCATTTATTCTGCAAACATACTTAGAGCATGTGTTGCCAGGCAGTGTTTATTATTATATTCTAACACTGTCTGTGCAGGTATGTTtgtattcaaataattaatttccatTACATTTTAACTTCTTATTGTAATACCACTTTTGTATTCACTGTTACTGCAACTGTTGGCAGAACCATTAATAAACACTTTAAGGAATTTAAGTGAAGTTGCTGCTGTTGcctgtcaacaaaatgttgaaactgaagaggagggtcagtgaattttatttcatgatcaccctctTGGTATAGACGTTCCGCTATGGCCAATTCATCTGCATATTCCAGATGGCAACTCCTTGTGTTCAACCAGATAGGCATTAACACTTTGTTTTGTGATACCAATATAAaccagtccacaactacaaggCATTTTATTCATAGCTGGTGTAGCCAAAGTACGTCTTATAACTTTTGCTGATCTTGAACGTTCTTTtatcttcctggtgggtctgaaggtAGTTTCCACACCATACTTGTTCAACACTTTCTCAATGCACTCTGTAATTGTACTGATGAATGGAAGGACAACTATTCCTTTGGGCAGCCATCATTCCTCATCAGTCCTTATTCTCTCTCTCTAAGATGAAGTGCTTGATCTACGTCCTTGTTCAAATAACTGTTCTTCTTTAATGCTGAAGTAGATGTTCAGGCTCACCTTTTAAGTCAGTCACATCACAAATTTCATGTGCCACATCTACCAAGGTTTAAATCACACCTCTTTTTTTGTCTGGGGTGGTGGTTAGAACTTTTCCACAGGTAACACAATGCATGAATTTTCTGTATACCCTGTGGCCCAACATCCCGTCACCTTGCTTTATAACAGACACATTCATGAAATTCAGTCAGCCATTAGTGCTCCATACTAAATTATATTTTCAGACTGATACCGTTGAAATGTATCAGGAAGGCATCCAATTCCTCTTCATTCCGTGTCCGTACTATGAGGGCATCATCAAGATAACGGTACCATATGGCTGGTCTTTTACTCACAGTTTGCAACACCTGTTGTTCAAAGTTCTCCACAAAAAAATTGGCCATAGCCAGACTAAGAGGACTGCCCACAGGCACCCTGTCAATGTGTTCATAAAAATCattgttgtactgaaaataggtcgcGGTGAGGCAATGTCTGAATAAAAGTTAGGACAGTGTTTTACACACTGACCATTGAAGTTTTAAGTAATAGATTACATGGATAATGATCTGTATTTTTCCCCTCTCTACTGGGTATGTACACttcatattcataattaacattcaATTGTTTTCTCCTTCTCTTGCACATCCGCACATTGTCACACAAATCATACCCAAGTCTTCAATCTCAAGTTCTTTTTTGTTTCAACATTCAATAACATGTGCCTCACAGATCTCTTCACTAATGTATTCTAATGAAAAACTCTTATTTTCTGTCCCTCcatttaatttttgaacactgtttaaCAAAATAACATGTATGAAACTTTCAAACTCCAACTCTTTTCCACCGCCCATCTCTCTCACGTACACAACAGTATATTCTAATCATGAGCATCTTATTCCTTCATCTACAGTCCAAGAAGCTTTTCATTGCATTACATGTCAATactacttgtgtacaaaattgatcAATTTGAAGAGTGCCTAACCTAGCATCAAAAACAACGAAGTACCTTTGATTTCCTCACACTCTGAAGATCATTCATtttttcctccaactgtgcctacATCAATCCATAGATTTCCTATGACCCACTATATGGCATATGACCATGATAAGCTGCTATGTAACACATATTACCCTTAGATTAGCAACTTGGGCAGCATAATACCAACACTTTACAAAAATGTTTCTAGCAATCGGTTCTGGTCAGTGGTAAATTAACTATGTGAGCACACACATGACTGGCTTTCATTTCAACTAGTAATTGCTTTTCCAAGCTTACGTAAAATACACATCCTTTATGCAGACACATTCAAATCACCACCTAAGTTATGTGAAGTTTTTGGTGTACAAACTGTGATACACACTGGCATACTAGGAGGAAGCAGAAACAGGGAGCACTTTCACGTCGACAGTCATTTACATTTTAGGTCATGCTGAAGAGACCAGAAACTAATATGTTAGCAATTAGAAGGAGACTATGCATGAAAGAACAACCGCTATTATGGCACTGAATGGTATATCAAATAAATCAAACCATTCATACAACAAACGTCATGAGGAATTATCATTACTTGGAAAAGTACTTTAGTGCAGAATCCACAAAAGAAATTATCAGCCTTCCTCTGCCTATAGTCTTTGGTTTTTGAGTGATTCTTGAGATTCGGTCTGTAACTACTTGCAAACTCAAAATGTAGCTTATGTTATGACACAAGAggaaaaaaagtatatatatatatatatatatatatatatatatatatatatatatatatatatatatatacacttaaaaacaaagatgatgtgacttaccaaatgaaagtgctggcaggtcgacagacacacaaacgaacacaaacatacacacaaaattcaagctttcgcaacaaactgttgcctcatcaggaaagagggaaggagagggaaagacgaaaggatgtgggttttaagggagagggtaaggagtcattccagtcccgggagcggaaagacttaccttagggggaaaaaaggacgggtatacactcgcgcacacacacatatccatccacacatatacagacacaagcagacatatttagagACAAAGAAACTctttgacggaggacggaactgttccaggcatggttcaatttggatagtatcttggggagttggatcattaggagtaggattaggggtaggattaggagtAGTCcttttttgaggaagaggaggtgggtcccgctgtgacggaggacggaactgttccaggcatggttcaatttggatagtatcttggggagttggatcattaggagtaggattaggggtaggattaggagtagtcctccgtcacagcgggacccacctcctcttcctcaaaatcaccctctccaaaccttccaggaatttctgacttccagccttgcctctcaatccttcttaaaaaacctcaatcctactcccaacatcaccactgctgaagcccaagctatgcgtgatctgaaggctgaccaatccatcgtcattcttccggcggacaagggttccacgactgtggtacttgatcgtcgggagtatgtggctgagggactgcgtcagctttcagacaacaccacttacaaagtttgccatggtaatcccattcctgatgtccaggcggagcttcaaggaatcctcagaaccttaggccccctacaaaacctttcacctgactccatcaacctcctgaccccaccaacaccccgcacccctaccttctaccttcttcccaaaattcacaaacccaatcatcccggccgtcccattgtagctggttaccaagcccccacagaacgcatctctgcctacgtagatcaacaccttcaacccattacatgcagtctcccatccttcatcaaagacaccaaccactttctcgaacgcctggaatccctacccagtctgttacccccggaaaccatccttgtaaccattgatgccacttccttatacacaaatattccgcatgtccagggcctcgctgcgatggagcacttcctttcacgccgatcacctgccgccctacctaaaacctctttcctcattaccttagccagcttcatcctgacccacaacttcttcacttttgaaggccagacataccaacaattaaagggaacagccatgggtaccaggatggcccccctcgttcgccaacctattcatgggtcgcttagaggaagccttcttggttacccaggcctgccaacccaaagtttggtacagatttattgatgacattttcatgatctggtctcacagtgaagaagaactccagaatttcctctccaacctcaactcctttggttccatcggattcacctggtcctactctaaatcccatgccactttccttgacgttgacctccacctgtccaatggccagctacacacgtccgtccacatcaaacccaccaacaagcaacagtacctccattatgacagctgccacccattccacatcaaacggtcccttccctacagcctaggtcttcgtggcaaacgaatctgctccagtccggaatccttgaaccattacaccaacaacctgaaaacagcttttgcatcccgtaactaccctcccgaccttgtacagaagcaaataaccagagccacttcctcatctcctcaaacccggaaccctccacagaagaaccccaaaagtgccccacttgtgacaggatactttccgggactggatcagattctgaatgtggctctccagcagggatacgacttcctcaaatcctgccctgaaatgagatccatccttcatgaaatcctccccactccaccaagagtgtctttccgccgtccacccaaccttcgtaacctcttagttcatccctatgaaatccccaaaccaccttccctaccctccggctcctacccctgtaaccgtccccggtgtaaaacctgtcccatgcaccctcccaccaccacctattccagtcctgtaacccggaaggtgtacacgatcagaggcagagccacgtgtgaaagcacccacgtgatttaccaactgacctgcctacactgtgaagcgttctatgtgggaatgaccagcaacaaactgtccattcgcatgaatggacacaggcagacagtgtttgttggtaatgaggatcaccctgtggctaaacatgccttggtgcacggccaacacatcttggcacagtgttacaccgtccgggttatctggatacttcccactaacaccaacctgtcagaactccggagatgggaacttgcccttcagcatatcctctcttctcgctatccgccaggcctcaatctccgctaattcctaatttcaatctgccgccgctcatacctcacctgtctttcaacatcatctttgcctctatacttccgtcccgactgacatctctgctcaaactctttgcctttacaaatgtctgcttgtgtcttgtatgtatggatggatatgtgtgtgtgtgcgagtgtatacctgtccttttttcccctaaggtaagtctttccgctcccgggattggaatgactccttaccctctcccttaaaacccatatccttttgtctttccttctccttccctctttcctgatgaggcaaccgttggttgcgaaagctagattttgtgtgtatgtttgtgtgtctatcgacctgccagcgcttttgtttggtaagtctcatcatctttctttatatatatatatatatatatatatatatatatatatatatatatatatatatatatatatatatatagagggaaacttccacgtgggaaaaatatatataaaaaacaaagatgctgtaacttaacaaacgagaaagtgctggtatgttgatagacacaataaaaaacacacaaacacacacacaaatattcaagctttcgcaacccaaggttgcttcatcaggaaagagggaaggagagggaaaggtgaaaggatgtgggttttaagggaaaggtgtcattccaatcccaggagcggaaagacttacattagggggaaaaaaggacaggtatgtaCTCGCAcatacgcaaacacacacacacacacacatccatccgcacatatacacacacaggcagacaaatgtgtctgcctgtgtctgtatatgtgtggatggatatgtgtgtgtgcgcgcacacgaGTGTATACTTGTagtccgggattggaatgactccttaccctctcccttaaaacccacatcctttcgtctttccctctccttccctctttcctgatggagcaaccgtttgttgcgaaagcttgaatttcgtgagtatgtttgtgtgtctatcgacctgccagcactttcatttggtaagtcacatcatctttgttttagatatatatatatagttataatagaaggaaacattccacgaaggaaaaatatacctaaaaacaaagatgttgtgacttaccaaatgaaagtgctggcaggtcaacagacacacaaacgaacatatatatatatatatatatatatcacacaaagAGAAAATATCATTGTGTTCTAACCTGCTTTTGACTGTTGTTGTTCCCTTTGTGCTCAATCTGTGTTTAGCAGGGGGTTTTGGAGATTCCTCTATCACAATGACTTCAGAGATTTTTGGTGATGCTCCATTCAAACACACACTCTCTGCACTAGTCTGTACAGTGATTTTTGGACTTTCTCCATTCAAACAAGATTCCTCAACAATAGCCTCTACAGGTCCCTCATAGGTAGAGCAAACAGAGTGTGTTGGTGATTTTGTATCTAAATGGGATCCCTTGTCAGTTGCCTGTACTGGGACTGTTGGAGATTTTACATCTACATTAGATTGCTTGTCAGTAGCCTGTTTTGGAACTGTCTGCGATTTTCCAGTTAAATGAGATCCCTCATCAGTAGCCTGTACAGGAACATTTGGCAACTGCCCATTTAAATGATATCCATCATTAGTAGCGTGCAGAGAACCTTTTGACAATTTTTCATTTAAACAAGATGCCTTATCAACAGGCTGTAAACGTAATACTGCCATAAATCCCTGTAAACAAGGTTGCTCATCAGTAGCCTGTAAAAGAACTTTTGTTGATTTTCCATTAACATGAGATCCCTCATCAGTAACATGAGACCCCTTGTCAGCAGCCTTTAATACGACTGTTGgtgattttacttttaaataaGGTACTTTGTCAACAGCTTGTATTGGGACTTTTGGTGATTTGCCTTTTACACGAGATCCATCGTTAGTAGTCtgtatgaagatttttggtgatgcTTCATTGAAAATCCACAGCCCCTCAGCCCCTTGTAAGGgcatttttggtgttgctatttgaACACTAGATCCATGTCCTGAAGTTTGTACAAAACttcccagttttcttttttttgcacTAGATTCCTCTGTGGCCACTTGTAGGGAGTTTGGTGACATTTCTGTAGAGTGCTCTACATTTGCATCTTGTACAGTTCGGGTGTCATTCATCACAGCTGCAGTCCTCTTTTGGTTCTTAAATAAGTTGTGCACAGTGATCAAGGTATTTGCAGTCATTTGCTCTTTCGACATGTCCAGAATTAACTGCTCCTTACACTTTTGCTCCAGGACAGGCAATTTgagcttttctgctgctaaaagtaACTTTGGTGCCATACTCTGCAGCTTGGGAACTCTGTCAGTGTACATGAAAATTACAAGTTGCAGCAGCACATCTGGCTCGACATCATGCAGTTCGATGTGACAGTGCTGTCTTCCATTTTTTaatacagcagcaaaaaatgggcTTCGTGCAACCAGCACAGTCTTGTGGGCCAGCACCTTGAAGTTGCCAGCATGCAGAGTGATGTCTGCACGGAACCCAGAATTGAGCAGTGCTGCCAAGTCATCTGCCAGACTACCCCTCTGATTTCCTTGGTCGCCCATTACAACTGCACCTGAAATCAAATTTTCACAGCATTATACAACAATAATCACTTTTCTTCCAATAGCTTcacaaatttttaatattattaactATTTTATGTTCAAGTGAGACTCTATGGAAACATTCAGGATGTAAGCATTACTCTTACGCGCTAAGATTATTACTGATTCTAACAGAACATACACACTTTTAGCTCCTGAGACTCAAAGGAATATGATTGTTACTGGTAACAGTGCCAGTTTATGTTACAATGTTGATCTTCCTTACCAGACAACATGCATAGATTTGGCCCTTAAAATTAAAACAAGATAAAATTTCGGTGTACATGTTCCATCATAAATGGCTAGATAATTTCTAGACTAGGAAAAAATTTTCTCCCTGTTCAtagttttattaattttctgtattttgcATGAATGTGAATTGGGTGATTTGTAAGTTCCTCACTCAATCAATTAATTGACTGTACTTGATACAACTGCCAACAAGTTTTCATTTGGTCATACAATAAATTCCAGTGAAGATAAAATGCCAAGTATTCGAGGAATATGTTATGAGTTGATTTACTCACAAACTTCTCTCTTTTACCaccaggaaaaaagaaagaaaaagtataaatCAGGTATGTATGGTGACCTTTTTATCCATAATTCAATTACTGCAGCACAACCAGAAATCAAAGTGCAAGTACTTGCAAACTAAGTTAATATTGTGCACTTCCGCTGTATATGACATTTAAAAAGTGTAAATGATAACACCACATGATTTACAcatcaaagaaatttttaaattagaaattgggagaggggagggggcagtGCATTTCAACTAGGGGCACCTTTAAACAGTTTTAATGTCTCACCACATAAACCTCTCTGTCCTTGGCCAACAGGTACACTCAAGTTACACAACTGGACAATAGCTGACAATGGGGTCCTCTGCATTTTATCCATAATAGGACTGCTATTCAATAAGTACTGTTACATGGTGGACAAACGAAACCTCAGTTCTGTTTTCAACAGTGCATTTTTGTTACTTAATATCAATCAAGGTAAATGAAATGCGTTCACTCCCTTAATTAGGAAATTCTGCATTAAATGTCCCATAAATAATGTCACACACATTGTTAAAA
Proteins encoded:
- the LOC126100820 gene encoding uncharacterized protein LOC126100820 yields the protein MGDQGNQRGSLADDLAALLNSGFRADITLHAGNFKVLAHKTVLVARSPFFAAVLKNGRQHCHIELHDVEPDVLLQLVIFMYTDRVPKLQSMAPKLLLAAEKLKLPVLEQKCKEQLILDMSKEQMTANTLITVHNLFKNQKRTAAVMNDTRTVQDANVEHSTEMSPNSLQVATEESSAKKRKLGSFVQTSGHGSSVQIATPKMPLQGAEGLWIFNEASPKIFIQTTNDGSRVKGKSPKVPIQAVDKVPYLKVKSPTVVLKAADKGSHVTDEGSHVNGKSTKVLLQATDEQPCLQGFMAVLRLQPVDKASCLNEKLSKGSLHATNDGYHLNGQLPNVPVQATDEGSHLTGKSQTVPKQATDKQSNVDVKSPTVPVQATDKGSHLDTKSPTHSVCSTYEGPVEAIVEESCLNGESPKITVQTSAESVCLNGASPKISEVIVIEESPKPPAKHRLSTKGTTTVKSRNSAGASGAQKTRHTLHSAAECGSLEDIEALLAQGIDVDAKDKKKRTALLLAAENGHEEVVKCLLQEGANVDAQDHDKWAPVHWATHNGHEEVVRLLLLAGADVSIRNRWQSTPLHSAAAWGYVNIAHMLLSNGAEVNAKDKDGSTPLHCAAKWCQMEIAQVLLRARADKSAKDKKGKKPLDLVRKNKQNHWTAIMR